The following are from one region of the Arachis duranensis cultivar V14167 chromosome 10, aradu.V14167.gnm2.J7QH, whole genome shotgun sequence genome:
- the LOC107468403 gene encoding peroxidase 43, translated as MGVLLWLLMVLTSCCEGQFILQVGFYRNTCPEAESIVHGVVRDAVASDPNMAAALLRLHFHDCFVEGCDASILIDVSSQPEKLAFAHQGLRGFEVIQRAKAQLEASCPALVSCADILALAARDAIALTNGPTYQVPTGRRDGFVSNFSLADEMPQVTDSIQILKAKFLNKGLTHKDLVLLSAAHTIGTTACFFMTKRLYNFFPGGVGSDPAINPNFLPRLKARCPQNGDVNARLAIDEGSGTEFDKHILKNIREGFAVLESDARLNDDIFTKSVMDSYFSPLNPIFGPSFEADFVESIVKMGQIGVKTGFLGEVRRVCSRFNS; from the exons ATGGGGGTGTTGTTGTGGTTGTTAATGGTGTTGACAAGTTGTTGTGAGGGTCAGTTTATTCTTCAAGTGGGTTTCTACAGAAACACGTGTCCTGAAGCTGAGTCCATTGTCCATGGTGTAGTGAGAGACGCCGTTGCCTCTGACCCCAACATGGCGGCGGCCTTGCTGAGGCTTCACTTCCATGACTGCTTTGTTGAGGGATGCGACGCTTCCATTCTCATCGACGTGTCATCACAGCCGGAGAAGCTTGCATTTGCTCATCAAGGCCTCAGAGGCTTTGAGGTCATTCAAAGAGCCAAGGCTCAATTGGAAGCttcttgccctgcccttgtttCTTGTGCTGACATTCTCGCTTTGGCTGCCAGAGACGCCATTGCTCTG aCCAATGGACCAACATATCAAGTTCCAACTGGGCGCAGAGATGGTTTCGTTTCCAATTTTAGCCTTGCAGATGAAATGCCTCAAGTTACTGATTCTATTCAGATACTCAAGGCCAAGTTCCTCAACAAGGGTCTCACCCACAAAGACCTTGTTCTTCTCTCTg CTGCACATACAATTGGAACAACAGCATGCTTCTTCATGACAAAAAGGCTATACAACTTCTTCCCGGGTGGTGTGGGATCAGACCCAGCTATCAACCCAAACTTCCTCCCAAGGCTGAAGGCTAGGTGCCCTCAAAACGGCGATGTTAACGCTCGCCTCGCCATCGATGAAGGCAGTGGGACGGAATTTGACAAACACATTCTGAAGAACATAAGGGAAGGTTTTGCTGTCTTAGAATCTGATGCTAGGCTTAATGATGATATATTCACCAAGAGTGTTATGGATTCCTACTTTAGTCCCCTTAATCCAATTTTTGGACCTTCTTTTGAAGCTGATTTTGTTGAGTCTATTGTGAAAATGGGCCAAATTGGTGTCAAGACTGGTTTTCTTGGAGAGGTTAGGCGAGTTTGctcaagattcaattcatga
- the LOC107468705 gene encoding putative clathrin assembly protein At1g03050, giving the protein MAPSSFRKAIGAVKDTTSIGLAKVGSSTSLADLDVAIVKATRHNEYPAEEKYLREILSLTCYSRVFISACVNTISRRLSKTRSWTVALKSLVLIQRLLAEGDPAYEQEIFFSTRRGTRLLNMSDFRDHSRSGSWDFSAFVRTYALYLDERLDFKMQSRRGRHGKLSFDDDVDRDREVVVRSTPVKDMTLDKLYYKMHHLQLLLERFLACRPTGAAKDHRIVIVALYPIVRESFQLYYDITEILGIFLDRFPEMEAVDCSKVYDIFCRVGKQFDELDVFYIWSKNIGIARFSEYPEIEKITPKKLEIMEEFIKGKLVLPQNNQQEKKEVKAAKEPEPEPEEDMNAIKALPPPEASISVAPAKEEPKKEPEVEKPVQMEANLLNLGDETVTCEDQGDKLALALFDGALPAATGATQALPWHAFDEAEDWETALVQSGSNLSNQKPALGGGFDTLVLNGMYQRAEMTTTMQGPGYGVSGSASSVALGSAGRPAVLALPAPPTPGSGLSSGSVDPFAASLSMAPPSYVQMSEIEKKQKLLLEEQLMWQQFEMDRSQGQAAFLKQQHQQHNKNPYFGGYPQNYGNYQR; this is encoded by the exons ATGGCTCCAAGCTCATTCAGAAAAGCCATTGGGGCAGTGAAGGATACAACAAGCATAGGCCTAGCCAAAGTTGGAAGCAGCACCTCGCTTGCCGACCTTGACGTGGCAATCGTGAAGGCGACGAGGCACAACGAATACCCGGCCGAAGAGAAGTATCTTAGGGAGATCCTGAGCTTAACATGTTACTCTCGCGTATTCATCAGTGCTTGTGTGAATACCATCTCAAGACGTCTGAGCAAGACTAGAAGTTGGACGGTGGCTTTGAAAAGTCTTGTGTTGATTCAAAGACTGCTAGCAGAGGGTGATCCTGCCTATGAGCAGGAGATATTCTTCTCAACTCGCCGTGGGACTCGCCTTCTCAACATGTCTGATTTTCGCGACCACTCAAGATCCGGTTCATGGGACTTCTCTGCATTTGTGCGCACCTACGCCCTGTATCTAGATGAAAGACTTGACTTCAAGATGCAAAGCCGCCGTGGGAGGCACGGCAAATTGAGTTTTGATGATGATGT GGACAGGGACAGAGAAGTTGTTGTAAGATCTACACCAGTTAAAGACATGACACTGGATAAACTTTACTACAAGATGCATCATTTACAATTGCTGCTTGAGAGATTTTTAGCATGTCGTCCCACAG GGGCAGCAAAGGACCACAGAATTGTGATAGTTGCTCTATATCCGATTGTGAGGGAAAGTTTCCAACTGTATTATGATATAACAGAAATATTGGGTATCTTCCTTGATCGCTTCCCCGAAATGGAGGCAGTGGATTGTAGCAAGGTATATGACATCTTCTGTCGTGTCGGAAAGCAATTCGACGAGCTAGATGTGTTTTATATCTGGAGCAAGAATATCGGAATTGCACGTTTTTCTGAGTATCCTGAGATTGAAAAAATCACGCCCAAGAAGCTAGAGATaatggaagagttcataaaaGGAAAGCTCGTATTGCCACAGAACaaccaacaagaaaagaaggaagttAAAGCCGCCAAGGAACCGGAACCAGAACCAGAAGAGGATATGAATGCAATCAAGGCACTACCACCACCAGAAGCATCCATTTCTGTGGCACCGGCAAAAGAGGAGCCAAAGAAAGAGCCAGAAGTAGAAAAACCTGTGCAAATGGAAGCTAATTTGTTGAATTTAGGAGACGAAACGGTAACTTGTGAAGACCAGGGAGACAAACTGGCCTTGGCTTTGTTTGATGGAGCTTTACCAGCAGCAACAGGTGCAACCCAAGCACTTCCATGGCATGCATTCGACGAAGCAGAAGATTGGGAGACAGCATTGGTCCAATCTGGTAGCAACTTATCGAACCAGAAGCCTGCATTGGGTGGTGGCTTTGATACATTAGTGTTGAATGGCATGTACCAACGAGCAGAAatgacaacaacaatgcaaggaccTGGTTATGGGGTGAGTGGAAGTGCTAGCAGTGTGGCACTTGGTTCAGCTGGAAGGCCTGCAGTGCTAGCATTGCCAGCGCCACCAACACCGGGCAGTGGTTTGAGTTCCGGCAGTGTAGATCCCTTTGCAGCCTCTCTATCTATGGCACCGCCGTCTTACGTGCAAATGTCGGAGATAGAGAAGAAACAGAAGTTGTTGCTTGAAGAGCAATTAATGTGGCAGCAATTTGAAATGGATCGGAGCCAAGGACAAGCTGCATTCTTGAAGCAGCAGCATcaacaacataataaaaatccTTATTTCGGAGGTTATCCACAGAATTATGGCAATTATCAACGTTAA
- the LOC107468713 gene encoding uncharacterized protein LOC107468713, whose product MEPLRLEKRTKPLWKPSKTREIPSNHVLECSSQKKTRDLPNLTECHACGFKFDVCTGKNGLRTLYSEWRVVLLCSKCFSSVESSRICTYCFSEASSDSFRCIQCRHSVHQNCFLKYRNAAPWSYSCIGSEFSVCVDCWIPKPVAISRSRRKVKGGVIKKKARVIVEKVNSNSRVLGGGDLVRSMEDVVKDANHDMEKKADAAAKAREEAVKKVVVARRAVEVANNALSLVPNREESGLKVDDVKFVDGSVMTSELRLNSSSKTSKRQCLMNTSCLDTPKTWDSSLDSSLKRLDSWDASGYEPSISVGSLDGGSSNDLNRRCIGTSDMKTCANDGGRTAEINAEEIEDEVLNEGEGSCSFRLINHGGEDSGLESDRKQADPALCGDERCNGKPDRYFLKYMRRRCRLKPNIESKPNNKAYLESHDAAVGLRSNCSGELRTIYNASFRSYAPLQARICLQK is encoded by the coding sequence ATGGAGCCCCTCCGACTGGAGAAACGAACAAAGCCGCTCTGGAAACCCTCCAAGACACGGGAAATCCCTTCAAATCACGTTTTGGAGTGTTCATCGCAGAAGAAAACTAGGGATTTGCCGAACTTGACCGAATGCCATGCGTGCGGATTCAAGTTCGACGTTTGCACCGGTAAGAATGGACTCAGAACCCTTTATAGCGAATGGCGTGTTGTTCTTCTTTGCAGCAAGTGCTTTTCTTCTGTTGAATCTTCTCGAATTTGCACATATTGTTTCTCTGAAGCTTCTTCCGATTCGTTTCGTTGCATTCAATGTCGGCATTCAGTGCACCAGAACTGTTTCTTGAAATACAGAAATGCTGCACCATGGTCTTATTCCTGTATAGGTTCTGAATTTTCTGTTTGTGTGGATTGTTGGATTCCCAAACCAGTGGCAATTtctagaagtagaagaaaggtTAAGGGTGGAGTGATCAAGAAAAAGGCTAGGGTTATAGTAGAGAAGGTGAATTCTAATTCAAGGGTTTTGGGAGGTGGGGATTTGGTGAGATCTATGGAGGATGTGGTTAAGGATGCAAATCATGATATGGAAAAGAAGGCTGATGCAGCTGCTAAGGCCAGAGAGGAGGCGGTAAAGAAAGTTGTGGTGGCTAGAAGGGCTGTTGAAGTGGCAAATAATGCTTTGAGCTTGGTACCGAACAGAGAAGAGAGTGGTCTTAAGGTTGATGATGTAAAGTTTGTTGATGGTTCAGTGATGACGTCTGAGTTGCGTTTGAATAGCTCATCGAAGACTTCAAAGAGACAATGCTTAATGAATACAAGTTGCTTGGATACTCCCAAGACATGGGATTCAAGTCTTGATTCATCATTGAAGAGATTGGATTCATGGGATGCTAGTGGTTATGAACCTTCTATTTCTGTAGGATCTTTGGATGGTGGTTCTTCAAATGACCTGAATCGTCGCTGCATTGGCACAAGTGACATGAAAACTTGCGCAAATGATGGTGGACGCACAGCTGAAATCAATGCTGAAGAGATTGAGGATGAGGTCTTGAATGAAGGTGAGGGAAGTTGTTCTTTTCGGTTGATAAACCATGGAGGAGAAGACAGTGGGTTAGAATCTGATCGCAAGCAAGCAGATCCTGCATTGTGTGGGGATGAAAGATGTAATGGAAAGCCTGATCGCTATTTCTTGAAGTATATGAGGAGAAGGTGTAGGTTAAAACCAAATATAGAAAGTAAACCCAATAATAAGGCTTATCTTGAGAGTCATGATGCTGCTGTTGGGCTTCGATCCAATTGTTCTGGGGAATTGAGAACAATATACAATGCTTCATTTCGGTCTTATGCTCCTTTGCAAGCACGCATCTGCTTGCAAAAGTGA
- the LOC127742787 gene encoding vacuolar iron transporter homolog 2 — MSEEKEEEEEKKIDYSQRAQWLRAGVMGATDGLVSVASLMMGVGAVRTDAKAMLLAGFAGSVAGGCSMAIGEFVSVYTQYEVEVAQIKNKTICEDVQMVKKALPNPLQAALASASCYCLGAVPPLVGAAFIRDYRTRIMVVLAVATLSLFVFGWIGSVLGNTPMLRSCARLLLGGWMAMAITFALTKLFAFTGLQF, encoded by the coding sequence atgagtgaagaaaaagaagaagaagaagaaaagaagattgaCTACTCGCAAAGAGCACAGTGGCTTCGTGCCGGTGTAATGGGAGCCACGGACGGATTAGTATCAGTGGCTTCGTTAATGATGGGAGTGGGAGCGGTTCGAACCGACGCAAAAGCAATGCTTCTTGCTGGTTTTGCAGGATCAGTTGCAGGAGGTTGTAGCATGGCAATAGGTGAGTTTGTTTCTGTGTACACACAGTATGAAGTCGAAGTTGCTCAAATCAAGAACAAAACAATTTGTGAAGACGTGCAAATGGTTAAGAAAGCGTTACCTAATCCATTGCAAGCTGCATTGGCATCTGCATCGTGTTATTGTTTAGGTGCGGTTCCTCCTTTGGTGGGAGCAGCGTTTATTAGAGACTACCGTACAAGGATTATGGTGGTTTTGGCGGTGGCTACTCTCTCTTTGTTTGTGTTTGGTTGGATTGGGTCTGTGCTTGGAAACACACCAATGCTTAGGTCTTGTGCTAGGCTTCTTCTTGGTGGATGGATGGCTATGGCTATTACTTTTGCCTTAACCAAATTATTTGCTTTTACCGGTTTGCAATTCTGA
- the LOC107468704 gene encoding 60S ribosomal protein L44 — MVNVPKTKKTYCKSKECRKHTLHKVTQYKKGKDSIAAQGKRRYDRKQSGYGGQTKPVFHKKAKTTKKIVLRLQCQGCKHVSQHPIKRCKHFEIGGDKKGKGTSLF; from the exons ATG GTGAACGTTCCAAAGACAAAGAAGACCTACTGCAAGAGCAAGGAATGCAGGAAGCACACACTGCACAAGGTTACCCAATAcaagaagggtaaggatagcATTGCTGCTCAAGGAAAGCGTCGTTATGATCGCAAACAGTCCGGTTATGGTGGTCAGACTAAACCCGTCTTCCACAAGAAG GCAAAAACCACCAAGAAGATTGTCCTGAGGCTGCAATGCCAGGGTTGCAAGCATGTGTCTCAACATCCAATTAAG AGGTGCAAGCACTTTGAGATTGGTGGTGACAAGAAGGGAAAGGGAACCTCTCTGTTCTAG